ACCTCAAGCGCAACGACTACTGGCTCGCGGCGCTGGTGCAGCACCAGCGGCAGGGTTCGGACCCGCACCTGATGCTGCAGACGAACGCCATGGTCGACGGCCTGACCGCCGACGTCATCAAGGCCGCGGCGCGCAGCGTGATCGACCCGCAGAACGTGGTCAAGGTGGTGCTGCTGCCGCTGGAGAACTGAACGCCCGGACCCGGGGCGATGCGGCCGCGCCGGCGGTCCGCATCGCCCCGCTTCCTGAAAGGACGACCATGCCCTACGTGAACATCCGGATCACGCGGGAGGGCGCCACCCCCGCGCAGAAGGCCGAACTGATCGCCGGCGCCACCGAACTGCTGCAACGCGTGCTGGGCAAGAACCCGGCGACGACCTTCGTGATCATCGACGAGGTGGACACCGACAACTGGGGCGTGGCGGGTGAAAGCGTGACCGTGCGGCGGCAGCGCGGCGCCTGATCCGTCCTGCTTCCAGGCCGCCTTCCGGCGGGTCCGGCCACGTGCCGGGCCCGCCGTTGTCTTCGGGCGTCACCTGCCCTAGAATGCCCCCGGAACCCGCGCCTGCACCTCTCGCCACCGGATCGGAACCGCCATGTTCTTCCAGATCGCAGCCATTGCGCTGATCGTGATCGGTATCCTGGCCGCCTGGACCACGATGCGCCGGAATCGGCGTGGAGAAACTCCTGCGGGCCGGGGGGCGCCGCCCGCGGAAGCCGCCCCGCCGGGCGCCGGAACCGGCCGGCCGCCTTTGCAGCCGACCTCGATCTACGCGACCATCGCGCCGCTGCAGGACGCCCTCAACCTGGCCGCCCACCCGTCCGAGGTGGTCGACCATCCGGCCATGGTCGCCACGCTGGAGCTCCTGGCCGATCCGGAGTGCACCGAACAGCGATTGCTCGATCTCGCCTTCGGCGACCACGGCGGGCTGCGCTGCGCGGCCTTCCTGGCCATCGCCCGGCGGGGCACGGCATTCACCGCCATCGAACGCGTCACCTCGGAAGCCAGTTCGCTGCCCCCGTGGTTCCTCTGGTATGCGCTGCGCGCGATCGGCGCCTGCGTGCCCGCAGCGGAACCGGCGGTGGCCACGCTGCTGGTGAGCGTCAGTGTCGATGTCGGCAGTCGCGGCTGGTGCAACAACCCGGCAGCTGTGGAGTACCTGCGCGCCTTCATCGGCGAGCGGCTGGCGGCGGGTGAGGTGGCGGAGTTCCCGCCGTCGTTGCGGCGGATCATCGAACGCCACAACAGCGTCTTCGACCTGCGGCGCCTGCTCGAACGGCTGGGCGAGGACATCACCACCGGTTGGCGCAGCGCCCTCGACGCCATCGACGCCGTCGAGACCGCACAGACGCCGTCTGCGCCTTCGGCCCAGGCGCCGGCGGCGCCCGCTGACCATGAACGTGCCGCGCTGGCCGAACTGGGCCGGGTCTGGGATCGCGCGCCCGCCACGCGCGGCAGGCGCCTGCTCGAGACGCCGCTGCAGACCTCGCTCGTGGAGCGGCTGCAGCGCAACCTCGACGCCGCCCCGCCCCGCCCCTGCCTCCTGGTCGGCGAGCCGGGCGTGGGCAAGCGCGCGGTCATCGAGGCGCTGGCGAAGCGGCTGCTGGGCAGGAAGTGGCTCGTCCTCGAGGCCGGGCATACCGACATCATCGCCAACCAGAAGTACGTGGGCGATATGGAGGGCCGCCTGCAGACCTACCTGAAGGAGATGGGCAAGCCGCGCCGGCTGTGGTTCATCCCCGACCTGGGCGCGCTTCGCGCCACGGGCACGCACGATCAGAAACGTTCGGGCGCGCTGCACCTGCTGCTGAACCACTTCGAGGCCGGCGACGTGCGCGTGATCGGTACCATGACGCCTTCGGCCTGGGAGACGCTGCAGCAGGCGCTGCCGGCGGTGCGCGGCGTCTTCGACGTGATCAAGGTGGAGCCGCTCGACGGACCCGGCGCCCTGGCGCTCGCCCACTCCTGGCTGGCCGCCGGCACCAATCCCGCCGAGCCCCTGCCCGCGAACGACCGCGTGATCGACGAGGCCTGGCTTCTGGCGCAGCAGTTCCTGAGTGACCGGGCCGCGCCCGGCAACCTGATCCAGCTGCTGGACCAGACGCGGCGACGCGTCATGCACGCCGGCGGCACGGCAGCGTACGACCGGGGCGACCTGGTCGCCACCTTGTCCGAGCTGACCGGCCTGCCCGCCTCGTTCCTCGACGACCGGCAGAGCTACGACCTGCAGGCGGTGCGCAGCTTCTTCCGCGAGCGCATCCTCGGCCAGGACGAGGCCGTGGAGTGCCTGGTGCACCGCGTCGCGATGCTGAAGTCCGGGCTCGGCGATCCGTCGCGGCCGCAGGGCGTGTTCCTGTTCGCGGGACCGACCGGCACCGGCAAGACCGAGATCGCGAAGGTGCTGGCCGAGTTCCTCTTCGGCTCGCCGGAGCGCCTGATCCGCGTGGACATGAGCGAGTACAACGAACGCGGCTCGGCGGTGCGGCTGCTGCGCGCCAATTCGCCGCAGGCGGAAGCCGGCGGCGGTTCGCTGGTCAGCCAGGTGCGCCAGCGCCCGTTCTCGGTGGTGCTGCTCGACGAGTTCGAGAAGGCCGCCAGCGATGTGTGGGACCTGTTCCTGCAGGTAGCCGACGACGGTCGCCTGACCGACGAGCACGGCGAGACCGTGGACTTCCGGCACACGATCATCATCCTGACCTCGAACCTGGGCGCGCGCGTGGCCACGGGCACGGGCGTCGGCTTCGGCCGGCCGGGCGAGGACTTCCGGCCGCAGGATGTCGAGAAGGCGATCGAGGGCGCGTTCCGCAAGGAGTTCATCAACCGCCTGGACCGCGTGGTCGTGTTTCGCCCGTTCACGCGCGAGACGATGCGCGAGCTGCTGCGTCTGGAGATCCACAAGGCCGAGCGCCGGCGCGGCCTGCGCCACCGCGAATGGGCCACGATCTGGGACGACTCGGCGGTCGACTTCCTTCTCGAGCGCGGCTTCACCACCGACCTGGGCGCGCGCCCGCTGCGCCGCGCCGTCGAACGCTACCTGCTCGAACCGCTGGCCGGCATCATCGCGCAGGGACGCAGCCCGGCAGGCGACCAGTTCCTGTTCGTGCACGCGAACGCGGACCGTCTGCTCGTCGACTTCATCGACCCGGAAGCGACGCCCGCCGCGCCCACAGCGGGGATGTCGCTCGACGCCACGGACGGCGGCGACATCACGCCGCAGCGGGTGCTGCTGGACGGCCACGGCGGCGAGGCCGAACTCGCGG
This genomic window from bacterium contains:
- a CDS encoding 4-oxalocrotonate tautomerase family protein; this encodes MPYVNIRITREGATPAQKAELIAGATELLQRVLGKNPATTFVIIDEVDTDNWGVAGESVTVRRQRGA
- a CDS encoding AAA family ATPase, with protein sequence MFFQIAAIALIVIGILAAWTTMRRNRRGETPAGRGAPPAEAAPPGAGTGRPPLQPTSIYATIAPLQDALNLAAHPSEVVDHPAMVATLELLADPECTEQRLLDLAFGDHGGLRCAAFLAIARRGTAFTAIERVTSEASSLPPWFLWYALRAIGACVPAAEPAVATLLVSVSVDVGSRGWCNNPAAVEYLRAFIGERLAAGEVAEFPPSLRRIIERHNSVFDLRRLLERLGEDITTGWRSALDAIDAVETAQTPSAPSAQAPAAPADHERAALAELGRVWDRAPATRGRRLLETPLQTSLVERLQRNLDAAPPRPCLLVGEPGVGKRAVIEALAKRLLGRKWLVLEAGHTDIIANQKYVGDMEGRLQTYLKEMGKPRRLWFIPDLGALRATGTHDQKRSGALHLLLNHFEAGDVRVIGTMTPSAWETLQQALPAVRGVFDVIKVEPLDGPGALALAHSWLAAGTNPAEPLPANDRVIDEAWLLAQQFLSDRAAPGNLIQLLDQTRRRVMHAGGTAAYDRGDLVATLSELTGLPASFLDDRQSYDLQAVRSFFRERILGQDEAVECLVHRVAMLKSGLGDPSRPQGVFLFAGPTGTGKTEIAKVLAEFLFGSPERLIRVDMSEYNERGSAVRLLRANSPQAEAGGGSLVSQVRQRPFSVVLLDEFEKAASDVWDLFLQVADDGRLTDEHGETVDFRHTIIILTSNLGARVATGTGVGFGRPGEDFRPQDVEKAIEGAFRKEFINRLDRVVVFRPFTRETMRELLRLEIHKAERRRGLRHREWATIWDDSAVDFLLERGFTTDLGARPLRRAVERYLLEPLAGIIAQGRSPAGDQFLFVHANADRLLVDFIDPEATPAAPTAGMSLDATDGGDITPQRVLLDGHGGEAELAALAAVHAALLARVGSEDLRRRKSDGLAAMAGSDFWDAEDRFAVLDRIENIDRVESGLESAGQLLERLSTPPRGTRGSGAARIVPPALLVKLAGSLHLLEAAVTAIEQDMPWDAYLLVDAGGDGSGASAAGDAWARRLATMYERWAEQRRFKRVVLQETGGNGQPWRQVVAVSGYAACLLLATECGLHVWEDPDPQREGGFRRHPVLVRAVPQPARAAADRATALREAMAALAAPAPDRLQLVRHYRELPSPLVRDRLRGWRSGRPERVLDGSFDLMEGGDASRTP